The Planococcus versutus genome contains a region encoding:
- a CDS encoding SDR family NAD(P)-dependent oxidoreductase yields MKRVQEKVALITGGASGIGFSTARLLAKEGAKVVIADFNTEGAKEAATKIRDEGGEASSVFLDASKEASIKEAVEFTVKQYGTLTVLFNNVGLTNLKKDLDIVHMDLDEWDRLMNVNLKSVLLGSRFAIPHMIKAGGGSIINTASMAGFTGDVVRSAYGASKAAVVNLTRYTATQYGKDKIRCNGIAPGLILTPAAKSNLSTEVLAIFEKYNALPYHGEADDIGYTALFLASDESKFITGQTIQVEGGHYIANPTAPDFKALSEQA; encoded by the coding sequence ATGAAACGAGTTCAAGAGAAAGTAGCATTAATAACAGGAGGAGCTTCTGGCATTGGCTTTTCAACAGCAAGGCTTTTAGCGAAAGAAGGCGCAAAAGTAGTTATTGCCGACTTTAATACAGAAGGTGCTAAAGAGGCTGCAACTAAAATTCGAGATGAAGGTGGAGAAGCTTCAAGTGTCTTTTTGGATGCGTCGAAAGAAGCTTCTATCAAAGAAGCCGTTGAATTTACTGTAAAACAATATGGAACGCTTACCGTTCTATTTAATAACGTTGGGTTAACAAATCTAAAAAAAGACTTAGATATTGTCCATATGGATTTAGATGAATGGGATCGACTTATGAATGTAAATTTGAAAAGTGTGCTTTTAGGTAGCCGCTTTGCTATTCCGCATATGATCAAAGCAGGTGGTGGGTCAATCATCAATACCGCTTCAATGGCAGGGTTTACAGGAGATGTCGTCCGTTCTGCTTACGGAGCTTCAAAAGCAGCTGTTGTGAACTTAACGAGATACACTGCTACTCAGTATGGTAAAGACAAAATTCGATGTAACGGTATAGCTCCAGGTTTAATCTTAACACCCGCTGCTAAAAGTAACTTATCAACTGAAGTACTGGCGATTTTTGAAAAGTATAATGCACTTCCCTATCATGGCGAAGCGGATGACATCGGTTATACCGCACTTTTCCTTGCTTCTGATGAATCTAAATTTATTACTGGACAAACAATTCAAGTTGAAGGCGGACATTATATTGCAAATCCGACTGCACCTGACTTTAAAGCTTTATCAGAACAAGCTTAG
- a CDS encoding copper amine oxidase, with protein MKLNKVLLALPLSLALLVPTAALADSHGGTTPTSESAMDMSTATPAAELRIALDTTLTEHAFLAVEAMRKGVDGAEDFDQAAGALLANADDLSAAVGSVYGDEGAAQFDEIWKSHIGYFVDYVTATAEDNQEGKDQALAELEKYKVEQSKFFDTATGGLLPAAAVQEGLDMHVDQLIMAFDAYVAGDFEKAYSLERESIQHMSMFAESLSVAITTQFPDKFDNTSADTPAIDLRATLNTTFTEHAGLAVMAMQDGADGAESFDQAAGALLANADDLSAAVGSVYGEEAGMQFEETWKSHIGYFVDYVTATGEGNKEGQEQARAELDQYIVDQAAFLDAATEGRVPAAALEEGLTAHVGQLLASFDSYVAGDYDAAYSSLREAYAHMQMPAAGLSAAIVDQFPDQFNATEMPSEMPKTGMGGMSDTGSFPLMWVLAGLMLAALTTAVAVRTRKQ; from the coding sequence ATGAAATTAAACAAAGTACTTTTAGCCTTACCCCTTAGCCTAGCATTACTTGTACCAACAGCAGCACTTGCAGACAGCCACGGAGGCACAACGCCGACAAGCGAATCTGCAATGGACATGAGCACCGCAACACCTGCGGCGGAATTGCGCATTGCACTAGATACGACTTTAACGGAGCATGCGTTCTTAGCAGTTGAAGCGATGCGTAAAGGCGTCGATGGCGCTGAAGATTTCGACCAAGCAGCCGGTGCGTTACTAGCGAACGCTGACGACTTGTCTGCGGCCGTTGGATCGGTTTATGGCGACGAAGGCGCTGCACAGTTTGATGAAATTTGGAAATCGCACATTGGCTATTTCGTCGATTACGTCACAGCGACCGCTGAAGACAACCAAGAAGGCAAAGACCAAGCGTTAGCGGAACTAGAAAAATACAAAGTGGAACAATCGAAATTCTTTGATACCGCAACAGGCGGACTTTTACCAGCAGCGGCGGTTCAAGAAGGTTTGGACATGCACGTCGATCAGTTGATCATGGCGTTTGACGCGTATGTAGCAGGTGATTTTGAAAAAGCGTATTCATTAGAACGTGAATCGATTCAACACATGAGCATGTTTGCCGAAAGCTTGTCAGTTGCGATCACCACTCAATTCCCGGACAAATTTGACAACACAAGTGCCGATACACCAGCTATTGATCTACGTGCAACATTGAACACAACGTTCACAGAACATGCAGGACTTGCGGTTATGGCGATGCAAGACGGTGCTGACGGTGCAGAAAGTTTTGACCAAGCAGCCGGCGCACTTTTAGCGAACGCTGATGACTTAAGTGCAGCAGTAGGATCTGTTTACGGCGAGGAAGCCGGAATGCAGTTTGAAGAAACATGGAAGTCACACATTGGTTACTTCGTCGATTACGTAACGGCAACCGGTGAAGGCAACAAAGAAGGACAAGAACAAGCACGTGCAGAGCTTGATCAGTATATCGTAGACCAAGCAGCATTCTTAGACGCAGCAACGGAAGGACGCGTTCCTGCAGCAGCACTTGAAGAAGGCTTAACTGCACACGTTGGGCAACTACTGGCGTCATTTGATTCGTATGTAGCGGGCGATTATGACGCAGCGTACAGTTCACTTCGCGAGGCGTATGCGCATATGCAAATGCCAGCAGCTGGCTTGTCTGCAGCGATAGTGGATCAATTCCCAGATCAATTTAACGCAACAGAAATGCCATCTGAAATGCCGAAAACAGGCATGGGCGGCATGTCCGATACCGGATCATTCCCATTGATGTGGGTACTTGCAGGCTTAATGCTAGCAGCATTGACTACAGCAGTAGCAGTTCGCACGCGTAAGCAGTAA
- a CDS encoding plastocyanin/azurin family copper-binding protein, protein MITKKFGFLLAASILSLAACGQEQASDDEKSEPVTQEQASTEEEPTTEEVVEEEPAEEVTDEETTEAEPAEESSPEAKSGTASDLLSNGEMTSFVFNETGEYSIFCEPHPVMQMTVVVDDNADAMDRVAVDIADYEFGEETITVAPGTIITWTNQDQVQHNVAFE, encoded by the coding sequence ATGATTACTAAAAAATTCGGATTTCTTCTTGCCGCATCAATTTTATCATTGGCCGCTTGTGGACAAGAACAAGCATCGGATGATGAAAAGTCTGAACCTGTAACGCAAGAACAAGCGAGTACTGAAGAAGAGCCCACTACTGAAGAAGTAGTAGAAGAAGAGCCAGCGGAAGAAGTGACTGATGAAGAAACAACGGAAGCTGAACCTGCAGAAGAAAGCTCACCTGAGGCGAAAAGTGGAACTGCTTCGGACTTACTGTCAAATGGTGAGATGACTAGCTTTGTATTTAACGAAACTGGCGAGTATTCGATTTTTTGTGAACCACATCCTGTAATGCAAATGACAGTTGTGGTAGATGACAACGCAGATGCAATGGATAGAGTAGCTGTTGATATTGCTGACTATGAATTCGGTGAAGAAACCATCACCGTTGCGCCAGGAACAATTATTACATGGACTAACCAAGATCAAGTTCAACATAATGTCGCATTTGAATAG
- the gshAB gene encoding bifunctional glutamate--cysteine ligase GshA/glutathione synthetase GshB: MNFKKMLENEQIKPYLLKARYGVEKEGQRVDLTGKLAATTHPKTILMSNEHPYIKRDFSETQLELVTPVTDSLEELFDYLSAIHEVTYRSMDKDEMIWPLSMPPGLPADEKDIVLAKLADPEGVRYRELLAQEHGRRKQMISGIHYNFEFGEELIQKLFKAQSEITKYHQFKTKIYMKITRNYLHYRWLITYLYGATPSSEKNFFEDKSLDQPVRSIRSSKYGYVNCKDIQVSYSSLEKYISDISTMVEQGRLLEEKEFYADVRLRGGNKVSDLEERGIRYIELRNIDINPFEQNGISYQQAEFLHIFLIYMLWIDESEQHDDWVTEGEKRSEKVALEHPLAITEFKAEAEAMLNEIEHMVENFELSVSENLFDTLREMVTDPSKTLAGRLFKQSEQSNQSQVATRLGKAYYDEAWNNPYQLAAFTDMELSTQLLVFDAIQQGIEVDIIDRHDQFLKLVLNDHEEYVKNGNMTSKDSYIASLIMENKTVTKKILHKQGFRVPQGEEFNDLANALRSYHQFSTMAFVVKPKSTNYGLGISIFREGATYEDYTQALTLAFKEDSSVLIEEFLYGTEYRFFVMNDKVQAVMARIPANVTGDGAKTIEELVAEKNKDPLRGRDHRTPLEKIQLGELEILMLKGQGKQPSSIPEKGEVLYLRENSNVSTGGDSIDVTDHIRDDYKNIAVKSVAALGAKISGLDLIIKDIEVPAANDNAYGIIEANFNPSMYMHIFPYKGKSRRLTMELLEYLFPELIKK; this comes from the coding sequence ATGAATTTTAAAAAAATGTTAGAAAATGAGCAGATAAAACCATATTTACTAAAAGCTCGCTACGGTGTAGAAAAAGAAGGTCAACGAGTGGATTTGACAGGGAAATTAGCAGCAACAACTCATCCAAAAACTATTTTAATGAGCAACGAACATCCTTATATCAAACGAGATTTTTCAGAAACACAGTTGGAATTAGTGACCCCTGTCACTGATTCTTTAGAAGAACTTTTTGATTACTTATCTGCGATTCATGAAGTAACTTACCGATCGATGGATAAAGACGAAATGATTTGGCCATTGAGTATGCCACCTGGATTGCCAGCGGATGAGAAAGACATTGTTCTTGCGAAACTAGCAGATCCTGAAGGAGTTCGTTATCGTGAATTGTTGGCACAAGAACACGGACGTCGCAAACAAATGATTAGTGGCATTCATTATAATTTTGAGTTTGGTGAGGAATTAATTCAAAAGCTATTTAAAGCTCAATCTGAAATTACAAAATATCATCAGTTTAAAACTAAAATTTACATGAAAATTACACGGAATTATTTACACTATCGTTGGTTAATTACTTACCTCTATGGTGCGACTCCTAGCAGTGAAAAGAATTTTTTTGAAGACAAGTCGTTAGATCAACCTGTAAGAAGCATCAGAAGCAGTAAATATGGGTACGTAAATTGCAAAGATATTCAAGTGTCCTATAGTAGTTTGGAAAAATACATTTCCGATATTTCGACGATGGTCGAGCAAGGACGATTATTAGAAGAAAAAGAATTTTACGCCGATGTGCGTTTACGAGGTGGAAATAAAGTTTCAGATTTGGAAGAACGCGGTATTCGTTATATCGAGTTACGCAATATCGATATTAATCCTTTTGAACAAAACGGCATAAGCTACCAACAAGCGGAATTTCTTCATATTTTCTTAATTTATATGCTATGGATAGACGAAAGCGAGCAGCATGATGACTGGGTAACTGAAGGTGAAAAAAGGAGCGAAAAAGTAGCGCTGGAGCATCCATTAGCGATTACAGAGTTTAAAGCAGAAGCTGAAGCCATGTTAAATGAAATCGAACACATGGTAGAAAACTTTGAGTTATCAGTTTCTGAGAACTTATTCGATACATTGAGAGAAATGGTGACAGACCCGAGTAAAACGTTAGCAGGAAGACTTTTCAAACAAAGTGAACAAAGCAATCAAAGTCAAGTAGCGACGCGTCTCGGTAAAGCATACTATGACGAGGCTTGGAATAACCCTTATCAACTAGCTGCATTTACCGACATGGAATTATCTACGCAATTGTTAGTGTTTGATGCGATTCAACAAGGCATTGAAGTAGACATTATAGATCGGCATGATCAATTTTTAAAACTAGTATTGAATGATCATGAAGAATATGTGAAAAATGGCAATATGACAAGTAAGGATAGCTACATTGCATCATTAATCATGGAAAACAAAACAGTCACCAAAAAAATTCTTCACAAGCAAGGTTTTCGTGTGCCACAAGGTGAAGAATTTAATGACCTTGCTAACGCTTTGCGTTCGTATCATCAGTTTTCGACGATGGCGTTTGTTGTCAAACCAAAATCAACGAACTATGGTTTAGGCATTTCTATTTTTAGAGAAGGTGCAACTTACGAAGATTATACACAAGCGCTGACACTAGCATTTAAAGAAGATTCATCTGTTTTAATTGAAGAGTTTCTTTATGGAACAGAATATCGCTTTTTTGTAATGAATGATAAAGTGCAAGCAGTCATGGCGCGAATTCCTGCAAACGTTACAGGAGACGGGGCAAAGACGATTGAAGAACTTGTCGCTGAAAAAAACAAAGATCCACTAAGAGGTAGAGATCACCGCACGCCACTTGAAAAAATTCAATTAGGTGAGCTTGAAATTTTAATGTTAAAAGGTCAAGGTAAGCAACCAAGCTCGATTCCTGAAAAAGGAGAAGTCCTTTACTTGCGTGAAAATTCCAATGTCAGTACGGGTGGAGATTCAATTGATGTCACTGATCACATTCGAGACGATTATAAAAACATAGCAGTAAAATCAGTCGCTGCTCTTGGCGCTAAAATTAGTGGTCTTGATTTGATTATTAAAGATATTGAAGTTCCAGCAGCAAATGATAATGCGTATGGAATCATCGAAGCAAACTTTAATCCTTCTATGTATATGCATATCTTTCCGTACAAAGGAAAGTCGCGTCGTTTAACGATGGAATTGCTTGAATATTTGTTTCCAGAGCTTATAAAAAAATAG
- the fghA gene encoding S-formylglutathione hydrolase translates to MSLKVSETKLAFGGEQRKYTHYSEVLQCDMAFSIYLPSNKQQKEIPLIWWLSGLTCTDDNFSQKSGFQRLAEQHQVAVIIPDTSPRGENVADDDAYDLGQGAGFYIDATKQPWSEHYKMYTYITEELTGIASTLVPHFSGKESIMGHSMGGHGALVIGLKNTKRFKAISAFSPILTPTQVPWGIKAFSTYLGEDQDSWKSWDASELIKVTEAPPIMISQGTQDGFYPEQLNETIFLKNATENNQLINYKKEEGYDHSYFFISTFLEEHFNFHINQLS, encoded by the coding sequence ATGAGTCTCAAAGTTAGTGAAACAAAACTTGCTTTTGGTGGAGAACAACGTAAATATACCCATTATTCGGAAGTTTTGCAATGTGATATGGCATTTAGCATTTACTTACCATCAAACAAACAACAAAAAGAAATTCCTCTTATTTGGTGGCTATCAGGCTTAACGTGCACAGATGATAATTTCAGTCAAAAAAGTGGTTTCCAAAGGCTAGCTGAACAACATCAAGTGGCAGTTATTATTCCCGATACATCACCTCGTGGTGAAAACGTTGCAGATGATGATGCATATGACCTTGGTCAAGGAGCTGGGTTTTATATAGATGCTACTAAACAACCGTGGTCGGAACATTATAAAATGTATACGTATATCACAGAGGAACTAACTGGAATTGCGTCTACTCTTGTTCCTCATTTCTCAGGGAAAGAAAGCATTATGGGACATTCAATGGGAGGTCATGGTGCTTTAGTAATTGGACTAAAAAACACAAAACGATTTAAAGCCATTTCTGCTTTTTCACCAATTTTAACTCCCACTCAAGTTCCATGGGGAATAAAAGCATTTTCAACTTATTTAGGAGAAGACCAAGATTCATGGAAGTCATGGGACGCTTCAGAGCTGATCAAAGTGACAGAAGCTCCACCTATTATGATTTCACAAGGCACACAAGATGGTTTTTATCCAGAACAGTTGAATGAAACGATATTTTTAAAAAATGCTACAGAAAATAACCAATTGATTAATTATAAGAAAGAGGAAGGTTACGATCATAGCTATTTCTTTATCTCAACTTTCTTAGAAGAACATTTTAATTTTCATATTAATCAGTTATCATAG
- a CDS encoding S-(hydroxymethyl)glutathione dehydrogenase/class III alcohol dehydrogenase gives MKSRAAVAFKAGEPLQIVEIDVEEPKANEVLVKILYTSVCHTDAFTLSGDDPEGVFPSVLGHEGGGVVVSVGEGVTSVAPGDHVIPLYTAECGKCKFCLSGKTNLCSAVRETQGKGLMTDGTTRFSYNGEPVYHYMGTSTFSEYTVVNEVSLAKVAKDAPLDKVCLLGCGVTTGMGAVKNTAKVEEGAVAAVFGVGAIGLAVVQGLVKANASRIIVIDLNEDKFELAKKMGATDFINPSKFDKPIQEVIVDMTDGGVDYSFECIGNVEVMRSALECCHKGWGESIILGVAGAGKEISTRPFQLVTGRVWRGSAFGGVKGRTELPGMVQEFMNGDIDLESFITHQLQFQDINQAFELLHKGESIRTILTYGE, from the coding sequence ATGAAAAGTAGAGCAGCAGTCGCGTTTAAAGCAGGAGAACCTCTTCAAATCGTTGAAATCGACGTAGAAGAACCAAAAGCAAATGAAGTACTGGTTAAAATTTTATACACGTCAGTTTGTCATACAGACGCGTTCACATTATCTGGAGATGATCCAGAAGGCGTTTTTCCGTCAGTTTTAGGACATGAAGGTGGAGGCGTCGTTGTTTCAGTTGGTGAAGGAGTGACATCTGTAGCCCCAGGAGATCACGTGATTCCACTTTACACAGCAGAATGCGGTAAATGTAAATTCTGTTTGTCAGGTAAAACTAACCTTTGCAGTGCGGTTCGTGAAACACAAGGAAAAGGTTTAATGACCGATGGCACAACGCGCTTTTCATACAACGGCGAGCCAGTTTATCATTATATGGGTACTAGTACGTTTAGTGAATACACTGTAGTCAATGAAGTAAGTTTAGCGAAAGTAGCAAAAGACGCGCCACTAGACAAAGTTTGTTTACTTGGCTGTGGCGTCACGACAGGCATGGGTGCTGTAAAGAATACAGCCAAGGTTGAAGAAGGTGCGGTAGCAGCTGTATTCGGCGTAGGCGCCATTGGACTAGCTGTTGTACAAGGACTGGTAAAAGCAAATGCTAGTCGTATTATTGTGATTGATTTAAACGAAGATAAATTTGAATTAGCGAAGAAAATGGGTGCGACTGATTTTATTAATCCATCGAAATTTGATAAGCCGATTCAAGAAGTGATTGTGGATATGACTGATGGCGGAGTTGATTACAGCTTTGAATGTATCGGCAATGTAGAAGTAATGCGTTCGGCACTAGAATGTTGTCATAAAGGTTGGGGAGAAAGTATTATTCTTGGTGTTGCTGGAGCGGGCAAAGAAATTAGTACACGTCCTTTCCAATTAGTGACAGGTCGTGTGTGGCGTGGATCGGCATTTGGCGGCGTTAAAGGACGTACAGAATTACCAGGAATGGTGCAGGAATTTATGAACGGTGACATTGATTTAGAATCGTTCATCACGCACCAATTGCAGTTCCAAGATATTAACCAAGCATTTGAACTTTTGCACAAAGGTGAATCGATTCGCACAATCTTAACATATGGAGAGTGA
- a CDS encoding winged helix-turn-helix transcriptional regulator, with product MEIHYKEKTYFSGKDLALSAIGGRWKIAVIWCLLHDSPLRLSEIQKKLPQANQRMLIRQLRELEEDQIITRFVYPVVPPKVEYQLSDIGLRLEPVVTSICNWGDEFSDFVKKEATKIPVE from the coding sequence TTGGAAATTCATTATAAAGAAAAAACCTATTTCTCTGGGAAAGATTTGGCGTTGTCAGCTATTGGCGGCCGTTGGAAAATAGCTGTTATCTGGTGTCTATTGCATGATTCTCCACTACGACTGAGTGAAATACAGAAAAAACTTCCCCAAGCCAATCAGCGTATGTTAATTAGGCAACTAAGAGAATTAGAAGAAGACCAAATCATAACTCGTTTTGTTTATCCTGTTGTGCCACCTAAAGTAGAGTATCAGTTGAGTGATATCGGTCTTCGACTAGAGCCTGTTGTTACATCTATTTGTAATTGGGGCGACGAATTTAGTGACTTCGTCAAAAAAGAAGCCACGAAAATTCCAGTCGAATAA
- a CDS encoding GNAT family N-acetyltransferase yields the protein MGFRYRDGKQDELELGYSIVPNYQGYGHATEMAQALVAWGKMQSGINKIIASCDYENYASIRVLDKAGLKRVEKKDSKIYWST from the coding sequence ATGGGTTTTCGGTACCGAGACGGCAAGCAAGATGAATTGGAACTAGGCTATAGCATCGTCCCAAATTATCAAGGCTATGGCCATGCAACCGAAATGGCACAAGCTTTAGTAGCATGGGGAAAAATGCAGTCAGGTATCAACAAAATAATTGCCAGCTGCGATTACGAAAATTATGCTTCTATTCGTGTGTTAGATAAAGCTGGATTGAAAAGAGTTGAGAAAAAGGATAGTAAAATTTATTGGTCAACTTGA
- a CDS encoding YhgE/Pip domain-containing protein, producing the protein MKMFKQEWKQLFSKPLLLGTMVVMMFIPIIYSGFFLGSSWDPYGKTERLPVAVVNEDVPSEYEGKTLDIGTELVGNLKENDALDWQFTDAKKAEQGMDDGKYFMVLTIPENFSEHAASVMSDDPKPMDLQYETNPGRGFFIKSISKQATTTIKEEIAESVTKEYVKAVFEQINTLGEGLGVAAEGAEQLDDGTIKLQKGNAELIAGLGTLSEGSLTFQEGAEQLEIGAGQFATGAADLNQGANLLNKGIISYTAGVGNLQSGVVGLAEGTAELNNSGPKLVEGSQKLEQGLNSLVPGAEQLSQGLSATEAGSVQLNNGLHELQTQTSELTRSSSGIQQLVSGQAALGEGLAKLANGSTTLQEGLGALNNQLPTPDQLNNLQQGLLAIQENVNQLNGAVSASSAQNASKLQANLAAAQQAVSEMQPTSSTATVAALEATTTYSSLTAEQQAELSAAVTGSTQQQTAAQQSALETLEQSLAAVSANINEQIIPAFQSLGSMPEKVAELNSAVDQVNPAAQEALGGYSAVRNALNDQLIPGVKNLNAGAEQAAETSGQLLAGIEKTAESLPQLADAVDRLAEGSSSLNDGVSSLASGSIGLVEGASALQQGSIELKKGATEYTAGVSKAAQGAGQLQEGTAKLAANSAELNSGSSDLAKGANQLAEGVPALSSGAGELAGGATDLHSGASKLEDGSGELGQGLTELEEGTSELATSLSDGAEDIASKQVTDDNYEMIAAPATATESERSDVPNYGHALAPYILSLALFVGALSFNLVFPINAPAGRPTSGVGWWFSKFSLGFIQATAAALIVDAIMLFGFHLQVDHIGEFIAVSVITSLTYMFLIMFLSITFGNPGRFVAMIILVLQLGASGGTFPVELTNKFFQTVHDFIPMSYAILGFRESMSSAYGTHTFITSILVLGAFIVVFNLLLWLVLSLRSRKAYRLAEEN; encoded by the coding sequence ATGAAAATGTTTAAACAGGAATGGAAGCAATTGTTTTCCAAACCACTTTTATTAGGAACCATGGTTGTTATGATGTTTATCCCGATTATTTATAGTGGTTTTTTCTTAGGCTCGTCGTGGGATCCTTACGGAAAAACAGAACGCTTACCGGTAGCGGTCGTCAACGAAGACGTACCATCAGAATATGAAGGCAAGACACTTGATATCGGTACGGAGTTAGTTGGGAATTTAAAAGAGAATGATGCATTAGATTGGCAGTTTACCGATGCAAAAAAAGCAGAGCAAGGAATGGACGATGGGAAATATTTTATGGTTTTGACCATTCCAGAAAATTTCTCGGAACATGCAGCATCTGTAATGAGTGATGATCCAAAACCGATGGATTTGCAGTACGAAACCAATCCCGGTCGCGGATTTTTTATAAAATCAATAAGTAAGCAAGCGACTACGACGATTAAAGAAGAAATTGCTGAAAGTGTAACCAAAGAATACGTAAAAGCAGTATTTGAACAAATTAATACACTGGGTGAAGGTTTAGGAGTTGCAGCAGAAGGTGCGGAACAACTTGATGATGGAACTATCAAATTGCAAAAAGGCAATGCAGAATTAATCGCAGGGCTTGGCACACTTTCAGAAGGAAGTTTAACTTTCCAGGAAGGCGCAGAGCAATTAGAAATTGGTGCCGGACAGTTTGCTACAGGAGCCGCAGATTTAAATCAAGGAGCGAACCTGTTGAATAAAGGGATTATTTCTTATACAGCAGGGGTAGGCAACTTGCAAAGCGGTGTGGTTGGGCTTGCCGAAGGAACTGCAGAGTTAAATAATAGTGGTCCAAAACTTGTTGAAGGATCACAAAAATTAGAACAAGGTCTAAATTCTCTCGTTCCAGGAGCGGAACAACTAAGTCAAGGTCTATCAGCTACTGAAGCTGGTAGCGTACAGCTAAACAACGGCTTACATGAGCTTCAAACACAAACAAGCGAGTTAACAAGGAGTTCTTCTGGCATTCAGCAGTTGGTATCAGGTCAAGCTGCGCTTGGTGAAGGTCTTGCTAAACTGGCTAATGGCAGTACCACTCTTCAAGAAGGACTTGGTGCATTAAATAACCAACTTCCAACACCAGATCAACTCAACAATTTGCAACAAGGTTTATTAGCTATTCAAGAAAACGTTAACCAATTAAATGGTGCTGTTTCGGCCAGTAGTGCACAGAATGCATCAAAATTGCAGGCGAATTTAGCGGCGGCACAACAAGCTGTTAGCGAAATGCAGCCAACTTCTTCAACTGCAACAGTGGCAGCTCTTGAAGCAACAACTACTTATAGCAGTTTAACTGCGGAGCAACAAGCCGAATTATCAGCTGCAGTAACTGGAAGTACACAGCAACAAACAGCAGCACAACAAAGTGCACTTGAAACGCTCGAGCAAAGTCTTGCTGCTGTATCAGCTAACATAAACGAGCAAATTATTCCCGCATTTCAATCACTCGGATCCATGCCTGAGAAAGTAGCAGAATTGAACAGTGCTGTAGATCAAGTAAATCCTGCAGCCCAAGAAGCTCTTGGTGGATATTCAGCCGTCCGAAATGCACTGAACGATCAACTCATTCCAGGTGTGAAAAATCTCAATGCAGGAGCAGAGCAAGCGGCTGAGACAAGTGGACAACTTCTTGCGGGAATTGAAAAAACAGCAGAAAGTCTACCTCAGCTTGCAGATGCAGTTGATCGGTTAGCAGAAGGAAGCTCTTCACTGAATGACGGTGTATCTTCTCTTGCTTCAGGCTCAATTGGACTTGTTGAAGGTGCGAGCGCGTTGCAACAAGGGTCTATAGAATTAAAAAAAGGAGCAACTGAATACACAGCAGGAGTATCAAAAGCAGCACAAGGAGCAGGACAGCTTCAAGAAGGAACGGCTAAACTTGCGGCTAACTCTGCAGAGCTAAATTCTGGTTCCAGTGATTTGGCAAAGGGTGCAAACCAGCTAGCCGAAGGCGTACCAGCACTTTCAAGTGGTGCAGGTGAACTTGCTGGTGGAGCAACGGATTTACATAGCGGAGCCAGCAAACTAGAAGACGGCTCTGGTGAATTAGGTCAAGGCCTTACAGAGCTAGAGGAAGGAACTTCTGAACTTGCTACAAGTTTATCTGATGGCGCAGAAGATATAGCAAGTAAACAAGTAACAGATGATAATTACGAAATGATCGCTGCACCCGCAACAGCAACAGAAAGTGAACGGAGCGATGTACCGAACTACGGTCATGCATTAGCACCTTATATTTTGTCGCTTGCTCTTTTCGTCGGAGCTTTATCTTTCAATTTAGTATTCCCAATTAACGCACCAGCTGGACGCCCGACTTCAGGAGTTGGCTGGTGGTTTAGTAAGTTTTCACTTGGTTTTATCCAAGCAACAGCAGCAGCACTCATTGTTGATGCAATTATGCTGTTCGGTTTCCATCTTCAAGTCGATCACATCGGAGAGTTTATTGCGGTCTCAGTCATCACTTCACTTACCTACATGTTCTTAATTATGTTCTTAAGTATTACTTTTGGAAATCCAGGACGATTTGTGGCAATGATTATTCTCGTTCTCCAATTGGGTGCAAGTGGTGGTACATTCCCTGTAGAATTAACAAATAAATTTTTTCAGACGGTGCATGATTTTATTCCCATGAGCTATGCCATCCTTGGATTCCGAGAATCGATGTCTTCGGCATATGGAACGCATACTTTCATTACGAGTATTTTAGTGCTTGGCGCTTTTATTGTCGTCTTTAATCTGCTGTTATGGCTAGTGCTTAGCTTGAGAAGTCGTAAAGCATATAGATTGGCAGAAGAAAATTAA